A genomic segment from Klebsiella africana encodes:
- the fsa gene encoding fructose-6-phosphate aldolase, which produces MELYLDTANVAEVERLARIYPLAGVTTNPSIIAAGKTPVWDVLPRLQKAVGPEGTLFAQTMSRDAQGMVEEAKRLSNAVPGIVVKIPVTAEGLAAIKLLKKEGIPTLGTAVYSASQGLLAALAGAKYVAPYVNRVDAQGGDGIRMVQELQSLLEMHAPESKVLAASFKTPRQALDCLLAGCEAITLPLDVAQQMLGTPAVESAIEKFEQDWNNAFGTLNL; this is translated from the coding sequence ATGGAACTCTATCTGGATACCGCCAACGTCGCCGAAGTGGAACGCCTGGCCCGCATCTACCCGCTGGCCGGGGTAACGACCAACCCGAGCATTATCGCCGCCGGTAAAACCCCGGTCTGGGATGTACTGCCGCGCCTGCAAAAAGCCGTTGGTCCAGAGGGCACCCTCTTCGCGCAAACCATGAGCCGCGACGCGCAGGGTATGGTGGAAGAGGCCAAACGCCTGAGCAACGCCGTGCCGGGCATCGTGGTTAAAATCCCGGTCACCGCCGAAGGGCTCGCCGCTATCAAACTGCTGAAGAAAGAAGGCATTCCAACGCTGGGTACCGCCGTCTACAGCGCCTCGCAAGGCCTGCTGGCCGCGCTGGCCGGAGCAAAATACGTCGCACCTTATGTTAACCGCGTCGACGCCCAGGGCGGGGATGGCATCCGCATGGTGCAGGAGCTGCAATCTCTACTGGAAATGCATGCGCCCGAGAGCAAAGTTCTGGCGGCAAGCTTCAAAACGCCGCGCCAGGCGCTGGATTGTCTGCTGGCTGGCTGCGAAGCAATCACCCTTCCACTAGATGTAGCGCAACAAATGCTCGGCACCCCTGCGGTAGAGTCAGCCATAGAGAAGTTTGAACAGGACTGGAATAACGCCTTTGGCACGCTGAACCTGTAA
- a CDS encoding carboxymuconolactone decarboxylase family protein yields MSSERYIIGQEMLQRVDGKGGEAVVDSLRDIAPDFARYLIEFPFGDIYARPGLDLRSREIATIAALTALGNAEPQLKVHIAAGLNVGLTQEEITEAIMQMAVYAGFPAALNGLFAAKAVFAAH; encoded by the coding sequence ATGTCCAGCGAACGTTATATCATCGGTCAGGAAATGCTTCAGCGGGTGGATGGTAAGGGCGGGGAAGCCGTCGTCGACAGCCTACGGGATATCGCCCCCGATTTCGCCCGCTATCTGATTGAGTTCCCCTTCGGCGATATTTACGCCCGGCCAGGGCTTGATTTGCGCAGCCGGGAAATCGCTACCATCGCCGCACTCACGGCGTTGGGTAACGCCGAGCCACAGCTGAAAGTACACATTGCCGCGGGATTAAACGTTGGCCTGACGCAAGAGGAGATTACGGAAGCGATCATGCAGATGGCAGTCTATGCCGGATTCCCGGCGGCGCTAAACGGCCTGTTTGCCGCCAAAGCGGTTTTTGCGGCGCACTAA
- the gldA gene encoding bifunctional L-1,2-propanediol dehydrogenase/glycerol dehydrogenase: MDRIIQSPGKYIQGAGAIKRLGDYLKPLAERWLVVGDKFVLGFAEEMLRKSLADAGLAAEIAPFGGECSHNEINRLRDIAGSAKCTAVLGIGGGKTLDTAKALAHFMNVPVAIAPTIASTDAPCSALSVIYTDEGEFDSYLMLPHNPNMVIVDTQIVAGAPARLLAAGIGDALATWFEARACSRSGATTMAGGKCTQAALALAELCYNTLLEEGEKAMLAAEQHVVTPALERVVEANTYLSGVGFESGGLAAAHAIHNGMTAIPDAHHYYHGEKVAFGTLTQLVLENAPVDEIETVAALCHSVGLPITLAQLDIKGDIPTKMRLVAEAACAEGETIHNMPGGVDSDQVYAALLVADQYGQRFLQEWE, translated from the coding sequence ATGGATCGCATTATTCAATCACCAGGCAAATATATCCAGGGCGCAGGCGCCATCAAGCGCCTCGGCGACTATCTGAAACCGCTGGCCGAACGCTGGCTGGTGGTCGGTGATAAGTTCGTACTGGGGTTTGCGGAAGAGATGCTGCGTAAAAGCCTGGCCGACGCCGGCCTGGCGGCGGAAATCGCGCCGTTCGGCGGTGAGTGTTCGCATAATGAAATCAACCGTCTGCGCGATATCGCCGGCAGTGCGAAGTGCACCGCCGTGCTGGGGATCGGCGGTGGTAAAACGCTGGATACCGCGAAAGCGTTGGCCCACTTTATGAATGTGCCGGTGGCGATCGCCCCCACCATCGCCTCCACCGATGCGCCGTGCAGCGCGCTGTCGGTGATTTACACCGACGAAGGGGAGTTCGACAGCTACCTGATGCTGCCGCACAACCCCAACATGGTCATTGTCGATACGCAGATTGTTGCCGGCGCACCGGCCCGCCTGCTGGCTGCCGGGATTGGCGATGCGCTGGCCACCTGGTTCGAAGCCCGCGCCTGCTCCCGTAGCGGCGCCACCACCATGGCGGGCGGGAAATGCACTCAGGCGGCGCTGGCGCTGGCCGAGCTGTGCTACAACACCTTACTCGAAGAGGGTGAAAAAGCGATGCTGGCCGCCGAACAGCACGTGGTCACCCCGGCGCTGGAGCGAGTGGTGGAAGCCAACACCTACCTGAGCGGCGTCGGCTTTGAAAGCGGCGGTCTGGCGGCGGCGCACGCGATTCATAACGGCATGACGGCCATCCCTGACGCCCACCACTATTATCACGGGGAAAAAGTGGCGTTCGGTACCCTGACGCAGCTAGTGCTGGAAAATGCGCCGGTGGACGAAATAGAGACCGTCGCCGCGCTGTGCCACAGCGTTGGGCTGCCGATCACCCTGGCGCAGCTGGATATCAAAGGTGATATCCCGACCAAAATGCGCCTGGTGGCGGAAGCCGCCTGCGCTGAAGGCGAAACCATTCACAATATGCCGGGCGGCGTTGATTCCGACCAGGTCTACGCCGCGCTGCTGGTGGCCGACCAGTACGGTCAGCGCTTCCTGCAGGAATGGGAATAA
- a CDS encoding DMT family transporter: protein MARQSDPLAFGGLVLLTLIWSFSWIAMKQVTSYIGAFDFTALRCIFGAVVLWIVMLIRGKALKPTPFGYTLAIALLQTCGMVGLAQWALMSGGAGKVAILSYTMPFWVVVMAALFLGERMRRWQYIAIGVACVGLILVLQPWQLDFTSLKSALLAILSGVSWGAGAIVAKRMYTRYPQVDLLALTTWQMLYAAVVMSVVAWLVPQRAVDWQPPVFWALAYSAILATALAWSLWLFVLRNLPASIAGLSTLAVPVCGVLFSWWLLHENPGKVEGCGIALIVLALAMISIKRRGA from the coding sequence ATGGCAAGGCAGAGCGATCCACTGGCGTTTGGCGGGTTGGTGTTATTAACGCTGATCTGGAGCTTTAGCTGGATCGCGATGAAGCAAGTGACGAGCTATATCGGCGCTTTTGACTTCACGGCGCTGCGCTGTATTTTTGGCGCCGTAGTGCTATGGATAGTGATGTTGATCCGCGGTAAAGCGCTCAAGCCGACGCCTTTCGGCTACACCCTGGCAATCGCGTTATTGCAAACCTGTGGCATGGTCGGTCTGGCACAGTGGGCGCTAATGAGCGGTGGCGCCGGTAAAGTGGCGATCCTGAGTTATACCATGCCATTCTGGGTAGTGGTGATGGCCGCGTTATTCTTAGGTGAGCGCATGCGGCGATGGCAGTATATCGCCATCGGGGTGGCCTGCGTGGGCCTGATACTTGTACTTCAGCCGTGGCAACTCGACTTTACTTCCCTGAAAAGCGCCTTGCTGGCGATCCTCTCCGGCGTGAGCTGGGGGGCAGGTGCGATCGTCGCGAAGCGTATGTATACCCGGTATCCGCAGGTTGATTTGCTGGCGCTAACGACATGGCAGATGCTATATGCCGCCGTAGTAATGAGCGTAGTGGCCTGGCTCGTCCCGCAACGGGCGGTAGACTGGCAGCCCCCCGTTTTCTGGGCCCTGGCTTACAGCGCGATCCTGGCAACGGCGCTGGCCTGGAGTCTGTGGCTTTTTGTACTGCGTAATTTACCGGCAAGTATAGCCGGTCTGAGTACGCTGGCCGTACCGGTCTGTGGCGTGCTATTTTCCTGGTGGCTACTACATGAAAATCCAGGAAAGGTGGAAGGTTGTGGCATTGCGTTGATAGTACTGGCGTTGGCGATGATCAGTATCAAGAGACGAGGGGCATAG
- the metF gene encoding methylenetetrahydrofolate reductase translates to MSFFHANQREALNQSLAEVQGQINVSFEFFPPRTSEMEQTLWKSIDRLSSLKPKFVSVTYGANSGERDRTHSIIKGIKERTGLEAAPHLTCIDASRDELRTIAQDYWNNGIRHIVALRGDLPPGSGKPDMYAADLVTLLKEVGDFDISVAAYPEVHPEAKSAQADLLNLKRKVEAGANRAITQFFFDVESYLRFRDRCVSAGIDVEIIPGILPVSNFKQAKKFADMTNVRIPVWMSKMFEGLDNDAETRQLVGANIAMDMVKILSREGVKDFHFYTLNRAEMSYAICHTLGVRPA, encoded by the coding sequence ATGAGCTTTTTTCACGCCAATCAGCGGGAAGCCCTGAATCAGAGCCTGGCGGAAGTCCAGGGCCAGATTAATGTGTCTTTTGAATTCTTTCCGCCGCGCACCAGTGAAATGGAGCAAACCCTGTGGAAATCCATCGATCGCCTGAGCAGTCTGAAACCGAAGTTTGTTTCGGTAACCTATGGCGCGAACTCTGGCGAGCGCGATCGCACCCACAGCATCATCAAAGGCATTAAAGAACGAACTGGTCTGGAAGCAGCGCCGCACCTGACCTGTATCGATGCCAGCCGCGATGAGCTGCGCACTATCGCTCAGGATTACTGGAACAACGGTATTCGCCATATCGTCGCCCTGCGCGGCGACCTGCCGCCGGGCAGCGGTAAACCGGATATGTATGCCGCCGATCTGGTGACGCTGCTGAAAGAGGTGGGCGATTTTGATATCTCTGTCGCCGCGTATCCGGAAGTACATCCGGAAGCGAAAAGCGCACAGGCGGATTTACTGAACCTGAAACGCAAAGTAGAAGCAGGGGCCAACCGCGCGATCACCCAGTTCTTCTTCGATGTGGAAAGCTACCTGCGTTTTCGCGATCGCTGCGTCTCGGCGGGCATCGACGTGGAAATCATTCCCGGAATCCTGCCGGTCTCCAACTTTAAACAGGCGAAAAAGTTTGCGGATATGACCAACGTCCGTATCCCGGTGTGGATGTCAAAAATGTTCGAAGGGCTGGATAACGACGCCGAAACCCGTCAACTGGTGGGGGCGAATATCGCCATGGATATGGTGAAGATCTTAAGCCGGGAAGGGGTCAAGGATTTCCACTTCTACACCCTGAACCGCGCTGAGATGAGCTACGCCATCTGCCATACGCTGGGCGTACGCCCGGCCTGA
- a CDS encoding LysR family transcriptional regulator: MTTSRLHSLDIRLLRAFAVVAEENNISRAAQRLFISQPPLSRHMRHLEAQLGVTLFQRHSKGLILTDAGREVLEMIRPLLALQERTLAALSQLSAHSPQPLRLGVTTAFEQGIFAAVESALSEHTRALHITRHASPALAQQVRKGKLDAALVALPLNTEGLHLHPLPYQEPLIAALPASWAEAARPGLTLSALNHRPLFWFKRERNPDFFDYTRRIFDRAGYAPTYVEEPAEHDVLLARIARGEGMILLPASFSAIQRQGVAFCPVAEGDTMPLSLGVIYAPHQAESVQQWLSLLDDHLTTR; the protein is encoded by the coding sequence ATGACAACTTCACGATTACATTCCCTCGATATTCGCCTGCTGCGCGCCTTTGCCGTGGTAGCGGAGGAAAATAACATCAGTCGGGCGGCGCAGCGGTTATTTATCTCGCAGCCGCCGCTGAGCCGCCATATGCGCCATCTGGAAGCGCAGCTGGGGGTGACGCTGTTTCAGCGCCATAGCAAGGGCCTGATCCTGACCGACGCGGGAAGAGAGGTGCTGGAGATGATTCGACCTCTGCTGGCGCTCCAGGAACGCACGCTGGCGGCATTGAGCCAGCTCTCCGCTCACTCGCCGCAGCCCTTGCGTCTGGGCGTGACGACCGCCTTCGAACAAGGCATTTTCGCCGCTGTTGAATCTGCGCTGAGCGAACATACCCGCGCGTTGCATATCACTCGCCACGCTTCACCGGCGCTGGCTCAGCAGGTGCGCAAAGGCAAACTCGATGCGGCGCTGGTCGCGCTGCCGCTCAATACCGAAGGGCTGCACCTGCATCCTTTGCCGTATCAGGAGCCGCTCATCGCGGCATTACCTGCCTCCTGGGCGGAAGCCGCCAGGCCAGGGCTGACGTTAAGCGCGCTCAATCATCGGCCGCTGTTCTGGTTTAAACGCGAGCGCAATCCCGATTTCTTTGACTACACGCGCCGCATTTTCGACCGGGCTGGCTATGCCCCGACGTATGTGGAAGAGCCGGCCGAGCATGATGTGCTGCTGGCGCGTATTGCGCGCGGGGAAGGCATGATCCTGCTGCCGGCGTCCTTTTCCGCGATCCAGCGTCAGGGGGTGGCGTTCTGCCCGGTGGCTGAGGGCGACACGATGCCGTTAAGCCTTGGAGTAATCTATGCGCCCCACCAGGCAGAGTCCGTGCAGCAATGGCTTTCTCTGCTGGATGATCACCTGACGACTCGCTAG